The sequence TAACCTGTTGAGTTACTTCTGCATACTCACTCTGTACAACGTCCTCAAAACTAGcttgaaatgttcatttcagAGGGCAAAGAGGAATTTAACTCTGTTTTACAATCTACAAAGAAGCTGACCTTAAGCCTGTTACCAATGTTGTTTCCATTGGCAGGACCATGACCATGATGGCAAACTGTCTTTTGATGACTTTGAAATggcagtgagagaggagaacCTATTACTTGAAGCTTTTGGAAGCTGCCTCCCTGACACCACGGTAATCACATGATGACAAATGTAATACATTTTTCAGCCAGAAGTTCctatttttacctttttttttcctttgcagagTATTGAGACATTTGAGCAACATGTATTTCAGGAACAACTGGAACCATGAAGAAATCATATTCATgaacattttcagctgtggctTCTTTAATACAAAAATTTATAGCTGTTTGCATTGTGATGCaaaatgtgtgaataaaaacaAGCTGCCATGAGAAACTGAACTGGTGCGATCAAATCCGACGACGCggtttcatctttttctccactGGTTTGACATCAGGAACTGATCCCACCTGTTAAAGATGACTCCATGAATTATGACATCTATAGTGAAGAATTGCTAAAACCAAATCATAGTATAGGTTACCTGTTTCATTGTGTTCCTGATGAGGCTGACTGTTGTGTTCAATGATTCATCCTCCATGTCCAGTTTAGGTGGTTCAGGTAGCTTTGGTCCAATCAAAGGCTCATTTTTTCCAGAAACATCAGTCAGTGAGTTCACTGCAGCCTCTTCCATTTTGCGTTTCCTGTTGTCCAAGTTTGTGGTCCTCGGGACAAATCTGACTGCAGAAGCCtgatttgttgtgtgtttgtgttgtgtccCTTTGTCTCTGACTGAAGAGCTTTGACTGAAACTTGAACTCTGAGCTGGCTGCTGTTTTGTGTCGATTATGGCGTTATGTAATGTCCCCATTTTGTCTTCTGTTGGTGTACTCCCATGTTGAACTTTATGTCCATAGTAATGATGTTCCTGGGGAGGTAATGGCAGTAAAGGAAAGCCTGAATAATGGCTGATGTTTGAAGTCTCCCCTGTATTATCACTGTTAGGCATTTCATCATGTCTGGAGATGATCTCCTCTGATGTGGTGGCTGTGTTTGATGTTGTGGGCTCCTCGTTTGCTGcctctttctgttccttttctcttgctttttaACAAGTaaataagaggaaaaacaacaaatagtTTAAGTTAACATTTATTTGTCATTCCAACTATAgaaaaatacaactgaaaagatttttttttcttcaggacTAGTGTCTAAAAACCAACAAAGCATAGGACAATCTGTGTAGTATCGATGTAATAAAGGatctgagtttaaaaaaaaaaagcggaaagtaaaaagaaaagacaacatatacatataaatacatatatcaGTATCTACCTGTctatctgtttatttataacTGCCACACATTCATTAATAGTGATTTCCTCATTAGCGTACCTTTATTCTGAGCAGCCCTCATCACATATCTCCTCCGGTCCTGCAGTTTTAGCCTGGTGTCTTCCACAGTCTCATATTCTGGGACGTAGCACACATGCAGCACGCCACCATAGAAACTCTTTTCATCCATGTGTCGTTTGGCTGctctgaaacaaacattttaaaccaaagaaaaaatatatagcaGGTCTTTTCAACCCTCAACCAGTGCAGTATAATGAATAAGGTAAGTCAGATCCTGAACCTGGCACTTGTGAGTTTCTGGAACTTGACCAGGTAAACCTCTGTGAAGTCCTCAGCAGGGTACTCATCCAGGGGCTTGTATTCCTCCACGGCTCCATACAGGGCACACAGCTGGATCAGCTCTGTCATCACTCCAATGGCTGGGACCCCTTGGACCATCAGGTAACGAGACTCTAAATTGATGGTGTACACCTAATGAGAATGCATAAGACAAACATGGTGACATTTGCTCTGCAGTGACTTGGCATCAATCTATCAATCTTGCATGCGAATGACAATGGTCAGGCAGGATGATAATGTAAAGACTATATTATTTGTAGTGTATGTTTATGTTGAGTGACGTTTACCCTCTAGCTAAAGTGTCTCAAAGCTTATGATTCATTGTGTTTCAGTTAAGATATTTAGCAGAGAGGGACGTTTTCTCACCTTAACCGCTTTcgctttccttccctccctaTACTTTGGTCTAGAAATGCATACTTTTCGCTGTTCGTGATGTTTGTAGACCTCCGGAACACCCCAACAACCTGAATTGTTGCCTACAGGTGCCGCCATGTTTCTGGAAATAAATTTTCCGGTTGGCACACTTCAAAATAAGAGCTCATTCTCTCTCCCAGACGCATTCGTTCATTGCGTGTCCAAGcataatgtcttattttgaaaaatagtGTAGCTCGATATCAGCTGCTTTTGTCTAGCTGGGCACAGTCAGAGCACATCGATCGACTATGAACTTTGTTGCACGTTTAACGTTAGCAGAGCAACCTGCCTGCAAGTTACGGAGCTAGTCAGGCAATGTGGAAAATATGTTTAATAATCAGGGCATTCAACCCGTAACTGTGGTCTTTAACAACGCAAAAAACTGCTTTCTCCACCTCCCCCCGAAGCTTATATCGCATCTTTCCCTGAATGAGGTAAGTTAGCTGATAGCTAGCTATCCGGCTGCCAGTTTCAACTATCTAATAATAGTGGAAGTTCAGTTTGGTGAAACAGTGTTTAAGTAAAAGTGCCAACCTGTTTGCGAAAACAATGTATCTTGCGTTTGTGAGGCTGTTGTTCgttttcttttattgttaaACGGTAGGCTGTTGGTGTTAGTTCTAAACGTAATTAATGTTTcagccttttgtttgtttttgatacCTTCCAGTCAAAATTACGTCTTATTATAATCAATAATGGCGACCTATCAGAGAATTGAAGACACAGCAACCAATATGTCAGTGAGAAAAATTCATCAACCATCAAATGGGGACAGACTGTGTTGTTTAGAGATTAATTCTTGCTTTCTGTTTGGGTTTAATAAACATTCAAGCGATAGAACCAAAATAACAAATACCGCTGAATAGATGTGTGAAACAGTGTCTTATCAAAGATGTAGTTAGTATTTTCACTGTTGGTTTCCATTTTGTCAGAAGCATTTTTGTAGTAGTTCTCTTGGAATCTCACTTGGTGGTGACAAAGCATTACATTAGAAATGGAGCAGGAGACTGGGTGAATGCCTGTGCATTCCTATAAATTACTGCACTGTTTTGTATTCTTCTTTGTTATGGTCATTAACATCTTTATAAACTTATAAAGAatcttgtcttcttttgttgtATAATATTATTTGAAGGAGCGTTCATAAAATAGTTCCCATGATATTTGTACAGGCTTTTCTCCTTTCCTGTTTGGCTTGCTGGTCAGAGGAATTATTGGCTCaaccccccctctcctccagtTTGACATCTTTACACAAAAATCAAACCTGCTTTAGCTCTATCATTGATTGTTGTTCTAAGCTGTGTAAAATAActgtaaaatgacagaaagagggGAACCTTCTGGCTAGCAGAAAAAGTAGGGAGGCCATGATTCAGACATTTAATAGTACTCTAGCAAAACCTGCTTTTTATGTGTTTCAGAACCAAGCTTTGGAGTTATCATGGAGCCATGGGTCTCCGTTGTTCCTCAGCTGGACTCAAAACAGAACCTCCTCCAGCTTCGACAGCCATAAAGTGGAGTTGTGTCGGCAACTAGGAGAAAAGCTGGGCCTGAAAGATGGAGAGCAGGTAGAGGAATTTGTTTTGCACTATGTCTCCCACATGAATACCCTGTTATCTTTAAATGTTACATCCTGAGAgacttttgacattttaaagtaattGTCAGTTACTCTTTAGGTTGACTGACTAGTTGTGCGTTTTCCTTCAGGGCTTCCTGA is a genomic window of Toxotes jaculatrix isolate fToxJac2 chromosome 13, fToxJac2.pri, whole genome shotgun sequence containing:
- the rbm48 gene encoding RNA-binding protein 48; the protein is MAAPVGNNSGCWGVPEVYKHHEQRKVCISRPKYREGRKAKAVKVYTINLESRYLMVQGVPAIGVMTELIQLCALYGAVEEYKPLDEYPAEDFTEVYLVKFQKLTSARAAKRHMDEKSFYGGVLHVCYVPEYETVEDTRLKLQDRRRYVMRAAQNKAREKEQKEAANEEPTTSNTATTSEEIISRHDEMPNSDNTGETSNISHYSGFPLLPLPPQEHHYYGHKVQHGSTPTEDKMGTLHNAIIDTKQQPAQSSSFSQSSSVRDKGTQHKHTTNQASAVRFVPRTTNLDNRKRKMEEAAVNSLTDVSGKNEPLIGPKLPEPPKLDMEDESLNTTVSLIRNTMKQVGSVPDVKPVEKKMKPRRRI